In Jejubacter calystegiae, the following are encoded in one genomic region:
- the luxS gene encoding S-ribosylhomocysteine lyase produces MPLLDSFTVDHTRMGAPAVRVAKTMNTPHGDTITVFDLRFCVPNKEVMPEKGIHTLEHLFAGFMRNHLNGNGVEIIDISPMGCRTGFYMSLIGTPGEQRVAGAWKAAMADVLKVQDQNQIPELNVYQCGTYQMHSLDEAQEIARHILDRDVQVNSNDELALPKEKLQELHI; encoded by the coding sequence ATGCCGTTGTTGGATAGCTTCACAGTCGACCACACCCGTATGGGGGCGCCGGCGGTGCGCGTAGCCAAGACTATGAACACACCGCATGGCGATACTATCACCGTGTTTGACCTGCGCTTTTGCGTGCCCAATAAGGAAGTGATGCCGGAAAAAGGGATCCACACCCTGGAGCACCTGTTCGCCGGCTTTATGCGTAATCACCTGAACGGCAACGGCGTGGAGATTATCGATATCTCGCCAATGGGCTGCCGCACCGGTTTTTATATGAGCCTGATTGGTACGCCGGGTGAGCAGCGGGTAGCCGGAGCATGGAAAGCGGCGATGGCCGATGTGCTAAAAGTGCAGGATCAGAATCAGATCCCGGAACTTAATGTTTACCAGTGCGGTACTTACCAGATGCACTCGCTGGATGAAGCGCAGGAGATTGCTCGTCATATCCTCGATCGCGACGTTCAGGTCAACAGTAACGATGAGCTTGCGCTGCCGAAAGAGAAGCTGCAGGAGCTGCATATCTAG
- the gshA gene encoding glutamate--cysteine ligase, with protein MIPDVSQALSWLESHPQALRGINRGLERETLRVTPDGHLATTGHPEHLGAALTHKWITTDFAEALLEFITPVDGDIDHMLTFMRDIHRYVARNIGDERMWPFSMPCFIDNGLDIELAQFGSSNIGRMKTLYREGLKNRYGALMQTISGVHYNFSLPLAFWQARDGVEDAQSGKAAISAGYFRLIRNYYRFGWVIPFLFGASPAICSSFLQGKPQTLPFEKTDNGMFYLPYGTSLRLSDLGYTNKSQSSLGITFNNLDSYVAGLKQAIRTPSEEFARIGLEKDGKLLQLNTNVLQIENELYAPIRPKRVTRSGESPSNALLRGGVEYIEVRSLDINPFSPIGVDEQQVRFLDLFMVWCALADAPEMSSAELQCTRGNWNRVILEGRRPGLTLGIGCETAQFPLEQVGKNLFRDLRRVAQTLDGVNGGDAYCTVCDSLVACFEDPSLTFSARTLDLMLEQGIGGAGRVLADQYRTMLSQEPLSVLSEKEFEQERDASWRRQRDIEAADTEPFTSWLAHQEG; from the coding sequence TTGATCCCGGACGTATCACAGGCGCTGTCCTGGCTGGAGTCTCATCCACAGGCACTGCGCGGCATTAACCGCGGTCTGGAGCGCGAAACGCTACGCGTTACGCCAGACGGCCATCTGGCAACCACCGGACACCCGGAACATCTTGGCGCGGCGCTGACGCATAAGTGGATTACGACGGATTTCGCGGAAGCCCTCCTGGAATTCATCACGCCGGTCGATGGTGATATCGATCATATGCTGACCTTTATGCGCGACATTCATCGCTACGTGGCGCGTAATATCGGCGACGAGCGCATGTGGCCGTTCAGCATGCCCTGTTTTATCGATAACGGTCTGGATATTGAACTGGCGCAGTTTGGCAGCTCGAATATCGGTCGTATGAAAACGCTGTACCGTGAAGGGTTGAAGAACCGCTATGGCGCGTTGATGCAGACCATTTCCGGCGTGCACTATAACTTTTCACTGCCGCTGGCCTTCTGGCAGGCCAGGGATGGCGTAGAAGACGCTCAGAGCGGTAAGGCGGCTATCTCGGCAGGCTATTTCCGGTTGATCCGCAACTATTACCGCTTCGGCTGGGTGATTCCGTTCCTGTTTGGCGCTTCACCGGCTATTTGCTCGTCGTTCCTGCAGGGTAAGCCACAGACGCTGCCTTTTGAAAAGACTGACAACGGAATGTTCTATTTGCCATACGGAACCTCCCTGCGTCTGAGCGATCTGGGTTACACCAATAAGTCGCAGAGCAGTCTGGGTATTACCTTTAACAACCTCGATAGCTACGTCGCTGGCCTGAAACAGGCCATCAGGACGCCTTCTGAAGAGTTTGCCCGTATCGGTCTTGAAAAAGACGGTAAGCTGCTGCAGCTTAATACCAACGTGCTGCAGATTGAAAACGAACTCTATGCGCCGATCCGTCCCAAGCGGGTGACCCGCAGCGGTGAGTCCCCCTCTAACGCGCTACTGCGTGGCGGGGTAGAGTATATCGAAGTCCGCTCCCTGGATATCAACCCCTTCTCGCCGATTGGCGTCGATGAACAGCAGGTGCGTTTCCTGGATCTGTTTATGGTCTGGTGCGCACTGGCGGATGCGCCGGAGATGAGCAGCGCCGAACTACAGTGCACCCGGGGTAACTGGAATCGGGTGATTCTGGAAGGGCGTCGTCCGGGGCTGACGCTGGGAATTGGCTGCGAAACCGCGCAGTTCCCGCTGGAGCAGGTCGGTAAGAATTTGTTCCGCGATCTGCGGCGCGTGGCACAGACGCTGGATGGCGTTAACGGCGGCGATGCTTATTGCACCGTTTGCGATAGTCTGGTGGCCTGCTTTGAAGATCCGTCGTTGACCTTTTCGGCCCGCACTCTGGATCTGATGCTGGAACAGGGAATTGGCGGCGCTGGCCGCGTGCTGGCTGACCAGTATCGTACTATGCTGAGTCAGGAGCCCCTGTCGGTGCTGAGCGAAAAAGAGTTTGAGCAGGAGCGTGATGCATCCTGGCGTCGTCAGCGGGATATTGAGGCGGCGGATACTGAGCCGTTTACAAGCTGGCTGGCTCATCAGGAAGGGTAG
- a CDS encoding YqaA family protein, whose protein sequence is MSDALALFSLFSGSFLSATLLPGNSEALLVALLLAEKSSPLMLVAVATLGNSLGGATNFILGRLFPLRTQSRWRERAQGWLQRFGPAALLLSWAPVVGDLLCLLAGWLRLAWGPALFFLCLGKALRYALVAAITLQGISWWH, encoded by the coding sequence GTGAGTGACGCGCTGGCGCTATTCTCGCTGTTTAGCGGCAGCTTTCTGAGCGCTACGCTGCTGCCCGGTAATTCAGAAGCGTTACTGGTGGCGTTGCTGCTGGCGGAAAAGAGTTCGCCTCTGATGCTGGTGGCGGTCGCGACCCTGGGCAACAGCCTGGGGGGCGCGACTAATTTTATTTTGGGGCGGCTGTTTCCCTTGCGGACGCAGTCGCGCTGGCGGGAACGCGCGCAGGGCTGGCTCCAGCGCTTTGGGCCAGCGGCGCTGCTCCTGAGTTGGGCACCGGTAGTCGGGGATTTACTCTGTCTGCTGGCGGGATGGTTGCGTCTGGCCTGGGGGCCGGCGCTCTTTTTCTTATGTCTCGGCAAGGCGTTACGTTACGCGTTAGTGGCGGCGATCACCCTGCAGGGGATAAGCTGGTGGCACTAA